Proteins from a genomic interval of Deltaproteobacteria bacterium:
- a CDS encoding formate acetyltransferase, producing the protein MSSSATELRPASVSPSRIARLKDAVQQAAPAVCPERALLWTEYFADRGNRAKPRAIQAAEALAHVLAKKQVRIHPDELVVGNFSSKRVGGAIYPELHGVAMLREIATFPHRRVNPLAVSRDEIAALQRIMPFWAPRMLGFRVYRSPWNKASFLREQLAPRHYVLNELAGIAHVVPDYAKLIAIGTDGIAKEARAAQQLHGPASEQWAFLEGVAIIADALARFGERYAPVAERLAAHETDTARRAELGLVAATCRRVPRFGARSFVEAVQSITFAQIALNLESLDNGISPGRLDQLLMPYYLRDRARGVLDREGAKEWLAAFAIKLCEVVPVFSETATRMHGGLMSGQAVTMGGTDRAGRDATNELTYVLLELADELRMRQPNFHARLHAEAPRAYVERVAEVLCGGANAPALYNDAVIVPALRANGYADDDAHDYAICGCVEPIAPGRTFGSTDAALFNLPIVLELALNEGRRFGMRRRSGPRTPHPSRLRTMDDVRAAFETQLAFQVDRLVRDLQAVERAHRKFHPTPLTSMLLAGCVEQGTCSTAGGAVYNGSGIQGVGASDTGDSLHAIARAVFADERLGLPALVDQLKRDLPDDELCGYLRRLEKFGNDRPETDAWTAYVVDAFTRALGAYANTRGGPYTTGLYSMTTHQYFGSRTGASANGRRRGAPFASGIAPADGMDRAGPTALFNSVNRIDFGRVRNGANLNARFDPHTLRGHTGRAAFVALLGAYFRRGGMQLQTNVLDTAVLREARAHPERHPHLLVRISGYCAYFGDLTPEMQDEIIRRTEHGIGGGTGAPFASGVAG; encoded by the coding sequence TCCAGCAGGCCGCCCCGGCCGTGTGCCCCGAACGCGCCCTCCTCTGGACGGAATACTTCGCGGACCGCGGCAACCGGGCGAAACCGCGCGCGATCCAGGCCGCGGAGGCGCTCGCGCACGTGCTCGCGAAAAAACAGGTCCGCATCCACCCGGACGAGCTCGTGGTCGGCAACTTCTCGTCGAAGCGCGTCGGCGGCGCCATCTATCCCGAGCTGCACGGCGTGGCGATGCTGCGCGAGATCGCGACTTTTCCCCATCGGCGCGTGAACCCGCTGGCGGTGAGCCGCGACGAGATCGCCGCCCTGCAGCGCATCATGCCGTTCTGGGCGCCGCGCATGCTCGGGTTCCGCGTCTACCGCTCGCCGTGGAACAAGGCCTCCTTCCTGCGCGAGCAGCTCGCGCCGCGGCACTACGTGCTGAACGAGCTCGCCGGCATCGCGCACGTCGTGCCCGACTACGCGAAGCTGATCGCGATCGGCACGGACGGCATCGCGAAGGAGGCGCGCGCCGCCCAGCAGCTCCACGGGCCCGCGTCCGAGCAATGGGCGTTCCTCGAAGGCGTCGCCATCATCGCCGACGCCCTCGCGCGCTTCGGCGAGCGCTACGCCCCGGTCGCGGAACGGCTCGCCGCCCACGAGACGGACACGGCGCGGCGCGCAGAGCTCGGCCTCGTCGCCGCGACCTGCCGCCGCGTGCCGCGCTTCGGCGCGCGGTCGTTCGTCGAGGCCGTGCAGTCGATCACGTTCGCCCAGATCGCCCTCAACCTCGAGAGCCTCGACAACGGCATCAGTCCGGGGCGCCTCGATCAGCTGTTGATGCCCTACTACCTGCGCGACCGCGCGCGCGGCGTCCTCGACCGCGAGGGCGCCAAGGAGTGGCTGGCGGCGTTCGCGATCAAGCTCTGCGAGGTCGTGCCGGTGTTCTCCGAGACCGCGACCCGCATGCACGGCGGCCTCATGAGCGGCCAGGCCGTCACGATGGGCGGGACCGACCGCGCCGGACGGGACGCGACCAACGAGCTCACCTACGTCCTCCTCGAGCTCGCCGACGAGCTCCGCATGCGCCAACCGAACTTCCACGCGCGCCTGCACGCGGAGGCGCCACGCGCCTACGTCGAGCGCGTCGCCGAGGTGCTCTGCGGCGGCGCCAACGCTCCGGCGCTCTACAACGATGCCGTCATCGTCCCCGCGCTCCGAGCAAACGGCTATGCCGACGACGACGCCCACGACTACGCGATCTGCGGGTGCGTCGAGCCAATCGCGCCGGGCCGCACGTTCGGTTCGACGGACGCGGCGCTCTTCAATCTCCCGATCGTCCTCGAGCTGGCGCTGAACGAGGGGCGGCGCTTCGGCATGCGCCGCCGCAGCGGCCCACGCACGCCGCACCCGTCGCGGCTGCGAACGATGGACGACGTGCGCGCGGCCTTCGAGACTCAGCTCGCCTTCCAGGTCGACCGCCTGGTGCGCGATCTGCAGGCCGTCGAGCGCGCGCACCGGAAGTTCCACCCGACGCCCCTCACCAGCATGTTGCTCGCGGGGTGCGTCGAGCAAGGCACGTGCTCGACGGCCGGGGGCGCCGTCTACAACGGGTCGGGCATCCAGGGCGTCGGCGCCAGCGACACCGGCGACAGCCTCCACGCGATCGCGCGTGCCGTCTTCGCGGACGAGCGGCTCGGGCTGCCCGCGCTCGTCGATCAGCTGAAGCGCGACCTGCCCGACGACGAGCTGTGCGGATACCTCCGCCGACTCGAGAAGTTCGGCAACGACCGGCCCGAGACCGACGCGTGGACCGCGTACGTCGTCGACGCCTTCACCCGCGCGCTCGGCGCGTACGCCAACACACGTGGCGGCCCCTACACCACCGGGCTCTACTCGATGACGACGCACCAGTACTTCGGCAGCCGGACGGGTGCGTCGGCCAATGGCCGCCGTCGCGGCGCGCCCTTCGCGTCGGGCATCGCACCCGCCGACGGCATGGACCGCGCGGGGCCGACGGCCCTCTTCAACTCGGTGAACCGCATCGACTTCGGCCGCGTCCGGAACGGCGCCAACCTGAACGCGCGCTTCGATCCGCACACGCTCCGCGGTCACACCGGACGCGCCGCGTTCGTCGCCCTGCTCGGCGCCTACTTCCGTCGCGGCGGCATGCAGCTCCAGACGAACGTCCTCGACACCGCGGTCCTGCGTGAAGCCCGCGCCCACCCCGAGCGGCATCCACACCTGCTCGTCCGCATCTCTGGCTACTGCGCCTACTTCGGCGACCTCACACCCGAGATGCAGGACGAGATCATCCGGCGCACCGAGCACGGCATCGGCGGGGGCACGGGGGCGCCGTTCGCGTCGGGAGTGGCGGGATGA